The Sulfurimonas lithotrophica genome includes a region encoding these proteins:
- a CDS encoding thioredoxin family protein: MKNILISVLLSLSLFGANIDEYAKSEGFERDYKTALTKAKNANKPLMMVLGADYCPWCRKFERKTLSSKDVKSFLNKELITLVVDKKFDIESFPAKFQTNVTPRVFFINPKTEEDFFQTAGYIKKKDYLKKLDEMKKLYKGE; this comes from the coding sequence ATGAAAAATATACTTATATCGGTTTTACTATCTTTGAGTTTGTTTGGTGCAAATATAGATGAATATGCCAAAAGCGAAGGTTTTGAACGTGATTATAAAACAGCTTTAACAAAAGCAAAAAATGCGAACAAGCCTCTTATGATGGTTTTAGGTGCTGATTATTGTCCTTGGTGTAGAAAGTTTGAGCGTAAAACTCTAAGTTCAAAAGATGTGAAAAGTTTTTTAAATAAAGAGCTTATAACTTTAGTAGTAGATAAAAAATTTGATATAGAGAGTTTTCCTGCAAAATTTCAAACAAACGTTACGCCAAGAGTGTTTTTTATAAACCCAAAAACTGAAGAGGATTTTTTTCAAACAGCCGGTTATATAAAAAAGAAAGACTATCTAAAAAAATTAGATGAGATGAAAAAACTATATAAGGGTGAATAA
- a CDS encoding protein-L-isoaspartate(D-aspartate) O-methyltransferase yields the protein MSGLDRITASKSKRLADECHKIFNLSDAVRDAIAKTNREIFVPSGFAHSAYKLDALPLGSSQWISSPLTVAKMSEYIEAKNADRVLEIGCGSGYQAAVLSHLFRGVFTIERIEPLALQAKQRFRDLGIHNIHTRTDDGQNGWIQYAPYDRILFSATAKEIPAKLFEQLSDGGVLVAPLQKEDKQVITRFRKIGENILREELEECDFVPVLDGVQK from the coding sequence ATGTCGGGATTGGATAGAATAACAGCCTCAAAGTCAAAACGTCTTGCAGATGAATGTCATAAAATATTTAATTTAAGTGATGCAGTAAGAGATGCTATAGCAAAAACAAATAGAGAAATCTTTGTTCCAAGCGGTTTTGCACATAGTGCATATAAGCTAGATGCCCTTCCTCTTGGTTCGTCTCAGTGGATAAGCTCACCACTTACGGTTGCTAAAATGAGTGAATATATCGAAGCAAAAAATGCCGATAGAGTTTTAGAGATAGGATGCGGAAGCGGTTATCAGGCTGCCGTGTTATCGCATCTGTTTCGCGGTGTTTTTACTATTGAGAGAATTGAGCCTCTGGCACTTCAAGCTAAACAAAGATTTCGTGATTTGGGTATCCATAATATTCATACCCGAACGGATGACGGTCAAAACGGCTGGATTCAGTATGCACCGTATGATAGGATTCTTTTTTCTGCAACTGCAAAAGAGATACCTGCAAAACTTTTTGAGCAACTTAGTGATGGAGGAGTGCTAGTCGCACCATTGCAAAAAGAAGACAAACAAGTTATAACCCGTTTTAGAAAGATAGGTGAAAATATATTACGTGAAGAGTTAGAGGAATGTGATTTTGTTCCTGTTTTGGATGGTGTTCAGAAATAA
- a CDS encoding glycoside hydrolase family 19 protein — MNKYGLEQNIVLRVDADGFKNSDNINVKLTLLDKDEKELGVKEDTTAIENEIGKYPFIIKDIAEELNIEDMNQIKYIKGWIDTDGDGKVDYDEEVMLEVGNGCNLDLDKFKQIFPNATDEKRESVLEVFNKYCQAFEINTPLRVAHFFAQVKEEVGETINFKNENLNYSAKRLKSRVSIVDDDGQQKSRGPFSYFLEHHSEAELYGSIRSIGQEANQEAIANRAYANRLGNGNVESGDGWNFRGKGFIQLTGRTNYENTNNEIQAKAPEANIDIINNPESILTIEGAMVSSMAYWTMNNLNVKADNAGWDRENVDTITNVVNSYTESREDRKENFDLIKSILDS, encoded by the coding sequence ATGAATAAATATGGATTAGAACAAAATATAGTTTTAAGAGTTGATGCAGATGGATTTAAAAATAGCGATAATATAAATGTTAAACTAACTCTTTTAGATAAAGATGAAAAAGAATTAGGAGTAAAAGAAGATACAACAGCTATAGAAAATGAAATAGGAAAATATCCATTTATAATAAAAGATATAGCAGAAGAATTAAATATAGAGGATATGAATCAAATTAAATACATAAAAGGCTGGATCGATACAGACGGTGACGGTAAAGTTGATTATGATGAAGAGGTTATGCTTGAAGTTGGAAATGGTTGTAATCTTGATTTGGATAAGTTTAAACAAATTTTTCCAAACGCTACAGATGAAAAAAGAGAAAGTGTTCTGGAAGTATTTAATAAATATTGCCAGGCATTTGAAATAAATACACCTCTTAGGGTAGCTCATTTTTTTGCTCAGGTTAAAGAAGAGGTTGGGGAAACAATAAACTTTAAAAATGAAAATTTAAATTATTCAGCTAAGAGGCTCAAAAGTAGAGTATCTATAGTAGATGATGATGGACAACAGAAAAGCCGTGGTCCATTTTCATATTTTTTGGAGCATCATTCTGAAGCTGAATTATATGGTTCAATTCGTTCTATTGGACAAGAAGCAAATCAAGAGGCTATCGCAAATAGAGCTTATGCAAATAGATTAGGTAATGGCAATGTAGAAAGTGGGGATGGCTGGAATTTTAGAGGTAAAGGGTTTATTCAATTAACAGGTAGAACAAACTATGAAAACACAAACAATGAAATTCAAGCTAAAGCTCCAGAAGCTAATATTGATATTATAAATAATCCTGAATCAATATTGACAATAGAAGGTGCTATGGTTTCTTCAATGGCTTATTGGACAATGAATAATTTAAATGTAAAAGCTGATAATGCAGGTTGGGATAGGGAAAATGTAGATACGATTACAAATGTTGTCAATTCTTATACAGAATCGAGAGAAGATAGAAAAGAAAATTTTGATTTAATCAAAAGCATTTTAGATAGTTAA
- a CDS encoding bacteriophage T4 gp5 trimerisation domain-containing protein, translated as MICQAHKLPSKKNNSYIRTASTPAYEDSLGYNEINFDDTKENELLFIRAQRDYEIYAKHNFTMDVENNKSVKQTNKTDDVKNNFTQTVGNNSDRTVKANDIKTVTKEEVHTVKENKLQNIKKDYTTIVQQTKREFIEQDVVDEIKEVLHTYIEGDVTDKYLENFFIQVGKEMGVNLEGSLHIDTSSVKAESATTTQIEATEGISLKCGGNTLTIDSSGIHFNTSNFLDNSGSDGVVANMVEREKVLKGIRFENE; from the coding sequence TTGATCTGTCAAGCCCACAAACTACCAAGTAAAAAGAACAACTCATATATAAGGACAGCATCAACACCTGCATATGAAGATTCACTTGGATACAATGAGATAAACTTTGATGATACCAAAGAGAATGAACTTCTTTTTATAAGAGCACAAAGAGACTATGAAATCTATGCAAAACATAACTTTACTATGGATGTAGAGAACAACAAAAGTGTAAAGCAAACAAATAAAACTGATGATGTAAAAAACAACTTTACTCAAACTGTAGGAAATAATTCGGACAGGACTGTAAAAGCAAACGATATAAAAACAGTAACTAAAGAAGAAGTACATACCGTAAAAGAGAATAAACTACAAAATATAAAAAAAGACTACACAACTATAGTACAACAAACAAAAAGAGAGTTTATAGAACAAGATGTAGTAGATGAGATAAAAGAAGTACTGCATACATACATAGAGGGAGATGTAACAGATAAATACCTAGAGAACTTTTTTATACAAGTAGGCAAAGAGATGGGAGTAAACCTAGAAGGTTCACTACATATAGATACCTCTAGCGTAAAAGCAGAATCTGCAACAACAACCCAGATAGAAGCAACAGAGGGTATAAGCCTTAAATGTGGAGGCAACACTCTGACAATAGACTCATCCGGCATACATTTCAACACTTCTAACTTCTTGGATAATAGTGGATCGGATGGGGTTGTGGCGAATATGGTTGAAAGAGAGAAAGTTTTAAAAGGTATTAGGTTTGAAAATGAATAA
- a CDS encoding carbon-nitrogen hydrolase family protein, translated as MENIIKNLCSLSFITTQSYEENLQTLLNLVKESSDGSIIVAPEVCLTGYDYDNFEAMYEFAPHATNEIKKVSNGKIIALTMLEKRGEDVYNFAKVFKDGAVVYEQAKAKLFKFGDEHKYMTAGNEEDINIFEIDGIKFGLLICFELRFKTLWQKLEGADVILVPAWWGELRRENFKTITQALAVINQCYLVASDSLNEECTGESGIITPFGEVQRNGNKPCLNIPYSPKEIKKMRKYMDVGIG; from the coding sequence ATGGAGAATATCATTAAAAACTTATGTTCACTCTCATTTATAACTACACAAAGTTATGAAGAAAATCTACAAACCTTACTTAACTTAGTAAAAGAATCATCTGATGGTTCCATAATCGTAGCGCCTGAAGTTTGTCTAACGGGCTATGATTATGATAATTTTGAAGCTATGTATGAGTTCGCCCCTCATGCTACAAACGAGATAAAAAAAGTCTCTAATGGAAAAATTATTGCACTTACAATGTTAGAAAAACGCGGTGAAGACGTATATAATTTTGCAAAAGTTTTTAAAGACGGGGCGGTTGTGTATGAACAGGCAAAAGCAAAACTATTTAAATTTGGCGATGAACATAAATATATGACGGCAGGTAATGAAGAGGATATAAATATCTTTGAGATAGACGGTATAAAATTCGGATTGCTTATCTGTTTTGAACTTCGTTTTAAAACACTTTGGCAAAAACTTGAAGGTGCAGATGTTATACTTGTACCTGCATGGTGGGGAGAGTTGCGCAGAGAAAATTTTAAAACAATAACACAGGCTTTAGCTGTTATAAACCAGTGTTATTTAGTTGCTAGTGATTCTTTAAATGAAGAGTGTACGGGTGAGAGTGGAATTATAACACCCTTTGGAGAGGTGCAAAGAAATGGGAATAAGCCTTGCTTAAATATCCCATACTCCCCCAAAGAGATAAAAAAAATGAGAAAATATATGGATGTCGGGATTGGATAG